From one Microbacter margulisiae genomic stretch:
- a CDS encoding glycoside hydrolase family 108 protein, whose product MALFLPALQKVLDREGRYVNDPDDPGGETYKGIARRINSKWEGWVSVDMAKTRNEFPGNMEKDAGLQQQVEAFYQVNYWDALSGDKIENQLVADSIFDFAVNAGLKTSASLAQMVVESNADGVIGPESLGKINAFDPDHFLASFALAKIARYITIVRKRPESRKYLYGWVCRALE is encoded by the coding sequence ATGGCTTTATTTCTTCCGGCACTGCAAAAAGTGCTCGACCGTGAAGGGAGATACGTGAATGATCCCGATGATCCGGGTGGCGAAACCTACAAGGGCATTGCCCGCCGTATCAACAGTAAATGGGAGGGCTGGGTGAGCGTAGATATGGCCAAGACCAGAAACGAATTTCCTGGCAATATGGAGAAGGATGCCGGTCTGCAACAGCAGGTAGAAGCGTTTTACCAGGTAAACTATTGGGACGCGCTTTCCGGCGATAAGATAGAAAACCAATTGGTGGCCGATTCTATCTTCGATTTTGCCGTGAATGCCGGGTTGAAAACCTCTGCATCACTGGCTCAAATGGTGGTAGAATCCAATGCCGATGGCGTTATTGGGCCGGAGTCGCTGGGAAAAATAAACGCTTTTGACCCTGACCATTTTCTTGCGTCATTTGCCTTGGCAAAAATTGCCCGTTACATTACGATTGTACGCAAACGCCCCGAAAGCCGGAAATATTTATACGGTTGGGTTTGCCGGGCACTGGAATGA
- a CDS encoding glycosyltransferase family 4 protein, producing MIIAFLVSGYLVYISIPVIVHISKAKKLLDYPNYRKVNTEPIPNLGGIALFIGISVSSLISMYSLPLGDIRYMIVAMLIMFFIGIKDDILVLSHRRKFIIQIGSALILIVLGNIRITNLHGIMGIYGIDYISSVVLSLLAIVALVNAINLIDGIDGLAGGLSLLIALFFCFSFWSLGQYQYAILSFAIAGSLVTFLFFNVFGKTNKIFMGDTGSLVLGILFASLMIKYNELAVASDASVKYSSLALSLAAFFVPLFDMTRVFCGRILKGKSPFLPDKSHIHHKFLDLGFSHLKSSLIITVINLLVVVLIYCLRDQDVNTLIAVLLVAGCLLPYFPLIYKIHIINKMIKAN from the coding sequence ATGATAATCGCATTTCTTGTAAGCGGTTACTTGGTTTATATTTCTATTCCGGTTATTGTTCACATCTCAAAAGCAAAAAAGTTACTTGATTATCCCAACTATCGGAAAGTCAACACAGAACCTATCCCCAATCTTGGTGGCATCGCTTTGTTTATAGGAATCTCTGTTTCATCTTTGATCTCGATGTATTCACTGCCCTTAGGCGACATCCGTTACATGATTGTTGCCATGTTAATCATGTTTTTTATTGGCATCAAGGACGATATCCTGGTACTGTCCCACCGGCGCAAATTTATTATACAGATTGGCAGCGCACTGATTTTAATCGTACTGGGAAATATCCGGATTACAAACCTGCATGGAATTATGGGAATATATGGAATAGACTACATAAGCAGTGTGGTCCTTTCATTATTAGCTATTGTTGCATTGGTGAATGCCATCAACCTGATTGATGGCATTGATGGCCTGGCCGGAGGTTTAAGTTTGCTCATCGCTCTCTTTTTTTGTTTTTCGTTTTGGTCGTTGGGCCAATATCAGTATGCCATCCTCTCTTTTGCAATAGCAGGGTCACTCGTCACATTTTTGTTTTTCAATGTTTTCGGCAAAACAAACAAAATCTTTATGGGCGATACCGGTTCTTTGGTGCTGGGTATTTTGTTTGCTTCGCTGATGATTAAATACAACGAGTTGGCAGTTGCATCCGACGCCTCTGTCAAATATTCTTCCCTGGCACTTTCGCTTGCGGCATTTTTTGTTCCGTTGTTTGATATGACGCGGGTGTTTTGTGGCAGGATCCTGAAAGGAAAATCACCTTTTCTGCCTGATAAAAGCCATATCCATCACAAATTTCTTGACCTGGGTTTTTCCCATCTTAAGTCAAGCCTCATTATAACGGTTATTAATTTGCTGGTGGTAGTGTTGATCTACTGTTTACGCGACCAGGATGTTAATACACTCATTGCTGTCTTATTAGTTGCCGGATGCCTGCTCCCATACTTCCCGTTGATATACAAAATCCACATAATCAATAAGATGATTAAAGCTAATTAG
- a CDS encoding LytR/AlgR family response regulator transcription factor — protein MMTHSKTAYTSVIIDDEALCIDNLKKSLQRYSQITLAGTACNVSDGRALVLQQTPDLLFLDVELGDMSGLEFLHTLRDEVYWPMQVVFYTAYEKYLLEALRESAFDFLLKPFTPEDFNLVINRFLSHVSKIQAGHTFHDRISRVLPENKVLMIATVTGFQLLQKEKIGYFEYSKEQKQWQAVVIDGQRLPLKRSTTAEDILHYATSFVRINQQQIVNIDYLCMIKAKECVLQPPFQNETPFLISRTCFKALQEKFEMI, from the coding sequence ATGATGACACATTCAAAAACGGCTTATACGTCAGTTATTATTGATGACGAAGCCTTATGTATTGATAACCTGAAAAAATCCTTACAACGCTATTCTCAAATTACATTGGCTGGCACTGCCTGCAATGTTTCTGACGGACGCGCCCTGGTGTTGCAGCAAACTCCCGATCTGTTGTTCCTTGATGTGGAGCTTGGAGATATGAGTGGATTGGAATTTTTACACACCTTACGTGATGAGGTATATTGGCCGATGCAGGTTGTTTTTTATACTGCATATGAGAAATATTTGCTGGAGGCTTTGCGGGAATCCGCTTTTGACTTTTTGCTCAAACCTTTCACACCAGAAGATTTTAATTTGGTGATCAACCGTTTCCTGTCACATGTGTCAAAAATACAGGCCGGCCATACATTCCATGACAGGATATCACGCGTGCTGCCCGAAAACAAAGTGTTGATGATTGCAACCGTAACCGGTTTCCAATTATTGCAAAAAGAAAAGATAGGCTACTTTGAATATAGTAAAGAACAAAAACAATGGCAGGCAGTGGTTATTGATGGACAACGCCTTCCACTGAAACGCAGTACCACTGCTGAAGATATTTTACATTATGCTACCTCTTTTGTTCGAATTAATCAACAACAAATTGTTAATATTGATTATCTCTGTATGATCAAAGCTAAGGAATGTGTGTTGCAACCTCCATTTCAAAATGAAACACCGTTTCTTATTTCGCGTACCTGTTTTAAAGCGCTTCAGGAAAAATTTGAGATGATTTAA